From Caldilineales bacterium, one genomic window encodes:
- the pyk gene encoding pyruvate kinase, whose protein sequence is MRFTKIVCTLGPASADPDVLARLIGAGMDVARINFSHGDHAAHAEAIARVRALAAEMGRPVAILGDLQGPKLRVGELPAAGMALAAGQRVRLGAGGEDAIPCHYPDLPRLVQPGDRILLDDGLLALAVEATDGEGIAARVITGGVLFSHKGINLPRADARIPAITAKDEADLAFALEQGLDWVALSFVRTADEVLRLQAMIRAGARSAPLPGVVAKIEKPEAVANIESIIAAADGIMVARGDLGIEMATEEVPLIQKEIIRLCNRAGKPVITATQMLDSMIRNPRPTRAEASDVANAVLDGTDAVMLSGETAMGRYPVAAVETMDHIVRKAEARLDRRGNTDLPARFDAVVQAMAEAAAELAINLNAAALIVPTIFGYTARQVSHFRPGLPVVAVTPDAGVQRQLNLFWGVHPLLGARRTSTDDVIATAIAAARAQGLVNEGDLVVITAGAAAGSTPGATNLITVRRVEPVPTP, encoded by the coding sequence TTGCGTTTCACCAAGATCGTCTGCACCCTCGGCCCGGCCAGCGCCGACCCGGATGTGCTTGCCCGGCTGATCGGAGCCGGGATGGATGTCGCCCGCATCAACTTTTCGCACGGCGACCACGCCGCCCATGCCGAGGCAATCGCCCGCGTGCGCGCTCTGGCCGCCGAGATGGGCCGTCCTGTTGCCATCCTGGGCGACCTGCAAGGCCCGAAGCTGCGGGTGGGAGAGCTGCCGGCGGCGGGGATGGCGCTGGCGGCCGGGCAAAGGGTGAGGCTGGGGGCGGGCGGCGAGGACGCCATCCCCTGCCACTATCCTGACCTCCCCCGGCTGGTGCAGCCCGGCGACCGCATCCTGCTCGACGATGGCCTGCTGGCACTGGCGGTGGAGGCGACGGACGGGGAGGGCATCGCGGCCAGGGTGATCACGGGCGGCGTGCTGTTCTCGCACAAGGGCATCAACCTGCCCCGCGCCGATGCCCGCATCCCGGCCATCACCGCCAAAGACGAGGCCGACCTGGCCTTTGCCCTGGAGCAGGGTCTGGACTGGGTCGCACTCTCGTTTGTGCGCACCGCCGATGAAGTGCTGCGTCTGCAAGCGATGATCCGCGCGGGGGCGCGCTCGGCGCCGCTGCCGGGGGTGGTGGCCAAGATCGAGAAACCGGAGGCCGTGGCCAATATCGAGTCGATCATCGCCGCCGCTGATGGCATCATGGTAGCGCGCGGGGATTTGGGCATCGAGATGGCGACGGAGGAGGTGCCGCTGATCCAGAAGGAGATCATTCGGCTCTGTAACCGGGCCGGCAAGCCGGTCATCACCGCCACGCAGATGCTGGATTCGATGATCCGCAATCCTCGCCCCACCCGCGCCGAGGCCAGTGATGTGGCCAACGCTGTGCTGGATGGCACGGATGCGGTGATGCTGTCGGGCGAAACGGCGATGGGGCGCTATCCGGTGGCGGCGGTGGAGACGATGGATCACATCGTGCGCAAGGCCGAGGCGCGGCTGGATCGCCGTGGCAACACGGATCTGCCGGCGCGCTTCGATGCCGTGGTGCAGGCGATGGCCGAGGCTGCGGCCGAACTGGCCATCAACCTGAATGCCGCCGCCCTCATCGTCCCCACCATCTTCGGTTATACCGCCCGCCAGGTCTCGCACTTCCGGCCGGGTCTGCCCGTCGTCGCCGTCACCCCGGATGCGGGTGTGCAACGGCAGCTCAATCTGTTCTGGGGCGTCCATCCGCTGTTGGGGGCGCGGCGCACTTCCACCGATGACGTGATCGCCACCGCCATCGCCGCCGCCAGGGCGCAGGGGCTGGTGAACGAGGGCGATCTGGTCGTCATCACCGCCGGGGCGGCCGCGGGCAGCACGCCGGGCGCCACCAATCTGATCACCGTGCGGCGGGTCGAGCCGGTCCCGACCCCATGA
- a CDS encoding ATP-binding protein: MQAPIEAALFKGKVIVIYGARQVGKTTLCRAILANQPLDSLYLNCDEPDIRAALTDKTSTELKALIGARQLVVIDEAQRVRNIGLTLKLLVDTFPEIQIIASGSSSFTLANEIVEPLTGRKIEFHLSPLSTAELLSREDPLESRRLLEQRLRFGVYPGVITADDPAGAIQEIASSYLYRDALEHQTVKNPNTLRRLLQALALQIGSEVSYGEVGGLVGLDKTTVARYVDLLEKAFVIFHLPPLSRNLRKELGKLRKIYFYDLGVRNALINNFNPLELRQDVGALWENFFISERLKFNHNRRRNANIYFWRTYDRYELDYVEEEGGRLYGFECKWSDRRWQPPALFTQTYPEGEVRVVNRENYLEFLT, from the coding sequence ATGCAGGCCCCCATCGAAGCAGCCTTATTCAAAGGCAAAGTGATCGTGATTTATGGGGCGCGGCAGGTGGGCAAGACGACTCTGTGTCGGGCGATCTTGGCCAACCAACCGCTGGACTCGCTCTATCTCAACTGTGACGAACCGGATATTCGGGCTGCCCTGACCGACAAGACATCAACGGAGTTGAAGGCGCTGATCGGCGCCAGGCAGCTGGTGGTGATCGACGAGGCCCAACGGGTGCGCAACATCGGCCTGACCCTCAAGCTCCTGGTCGACACCTTTCCCGAAATTCAAATCATCGCTTCTGGTTCATCCTCGTTTACCCTCGCCAACGAGATTGTCGAACCACTCACCGGGCGCAAGATCGAGTTCCACTTGTCTCCTCTCTCGACGGCCGAATTGCTGAGCCGGGAAGACCCCCTGGAGTCACGGCGTCTACTGGAGCAACGCCTGCGCTTTGGCGTCTATCCGGGCGTGATCACCGCCGACGATCCGGCAGGCGCCATCCAGGAGATCGCCAGCAGCTACCTCTATCGCGATGCACTGGAGCATCAGACGGTCAAGAACCCGAACACACTGCGACGCTTGTTGCAGGCGCTGGCGCTGCAAATCGGCAGCGAAGTCTCGTATGGCGAGGTGGGCGGGCTGGTTGGACTGGACAAAACCACGGTGGCGCGTTATGTTGATTTACTGGAAAAGGCCTTCGTCATCTTCCACTTGCCGCCGCTCAGCCGCAACCTGCGCAAAGAATTAGGCAAACTGCGCAAAATTTATTTCTACGACCTGGGGGTGCGCAACGCCTTGATCAACAACTTCAATCCGCTCGAACTTCGGCAAGACGTAGGCGCGTTATGGGAGAACTTCTTCATCAGCGAACGGCTGAAGTTCAACCACAACCGGCGCCGGAATGCCAACATCTACTTTTGGCGCACCTACGACCGTTATGAGCTTGACTATGTGGAGGAGGAAGGCGGGCGTCTCTACGGCTTCGAATGCAAGTGGAGCGACAGACGCTGGCAGCCGCCGGCTCTCTTCACCCAGACCTACCCCGAGGGCGAGGTGCGCGTCGTCAACCGGGAGAACTACCTGGAATTCCTGACCTGA
- a CDS encoding gamma-glutamyltransferase: MVRLPETGRRPRLTHGILAAGREHTAAAGAAMLRAGGNAVDAAVAATFASFVAEPSIVSLGGGGYALLHHPGQAPHLYDFFCAFPGLGAGEGSRAAPLDFFAVTADFGVARQEFHIGRGSVATPGIVAGLCRLHADAGRLSLADVLQPAIDLARVGVPLGEFNVQVGRILAPILQHTPDLARLFGAPDAFLSPSHAFRHPELAETLAALARTGPDLFYGGAIAQAILADQRQHGGLLTDCDLAEYRVIVRQPLHWRYRDFDIYTNPPPSRGGALIAFALALLEGFDLGPVGRPRRLRLLAEVMRQTNLARPALEASGDASLLLAPDHIASHRADLAHPAAPAEPLTPPGPGHTSHISVLDGDGVVVSLTTTAGEGAGFLVPGSGLGLNNMLGEADLHPHGFHQGRPGERIGSMMAPTLVLHQGRPVLALGSGGSNRLRTAILQVLLSVLDDHLPLAAAVAAPRIHFEDGVLQVEGGHSGAAVGWLRRWGYDLARWPGRHMFFGGVHAVGQDGAGGFEAAGDERRSGAVAQA, encoded by the coding sequence GTGGTACGATTACCAGAAACTGGCCGCCGGCCGCGCCTGACCCACGGCATCCTCGCCGCCGGGCGGGAACACACCGCCGCCGCCGGGGCCGCCATGTTGCGGGCGGGGGGCAACGCCGTCGATGCGGCGGTGGCCGCGACCTTCGCCAGCTTTGTGGCCGAACCGTCCATCGTCTCGCTGGGCGGCGGCGGCTACGCCCTGCTCCATCACCCTGGCCAGGCGCCCCACCTGTACGATTTCTTCTGCGCCTTCCCCGGCCTGGGTGCTGGGGAAGGCAGCCGGGCGGCCCCGCTCGACTTCTTTGCCGTCACCGCCGATTTCGGCGTCGCCCGCCAGGAATTCCACATCGGCCGCGGGAGCGTGGCTACGCCGGGCATCGTCGCTGGTCTCTGCCGCCTGCACGCTGACGCCGGCCGCCTGTCCCTGGCCGACGTCCTGCAACCGGCCATCGACCTGGCCCGCGTCGGCGTCCCTCTGGGCGAATTCAACGTCCAGGTTGGGCGCATCCTCGCCCCCATCCTCCAGCACACACCCGACCTGGCCCGGCTGTTTGGCGCGCCCGACGCCTTTCTCTCGCCCTCCCATGCCTTTCGCCACCCCGAACTGGCCGAAACCCTGGCGGCATTGGCCCGCACCGGCCCCGATCTCTTCTATGGCGGGGCCATCGCCCAGGCCATCCTCGCCGATCAACGGCAGCACGGCGGCCTGCTGACCGACTGCGACCTGGCCGAATACCGGGTCATCGTCCGCCAGCCGCTGCACTGGCGCTACCGCGATTTCGACATCTACACCAACCCGCCGCCCTCGCGCGGGGGCGCCCTCATCGCCTTCGCCCTGGCCCTGCTGGAGGGCTTCGACCTGGGGCCGGTTGGTCGCCCGCGGCGGCTGCGGCTGCTGGCCGAAGTCATGCGCCAGACCAACCTGGCCCGGCCCGCCCTGGAAGCCAGCGGCGATGCCAGCCTTCTGCTGGCGCCCGACCACATTGCCTCCCACCGCGCCGACCTGGCCCACCCCGCTGCGCCCGCCGAGCCGCTCACCCCGCCCGGCCCTGGCCACACCAGCCACATCAGCGTCCTCGATGGCGATGGCGTCGTCGTCTCGCTGACGACCACGGCCGGTGAAGGGGCAGGTTTCCTCGTCCCCGGCAGCGGGCTGGGCCTCAACAACATGTTGGGCGAGGCCGATCTGCACCCGCACGGCTTCCACCAGGGCCGGCCGGGCGAGCGCATCGGCTCGATGATGGCCCCCACCCTCGTCCTGCACCAGGGCCGGCCGGTTCTGGCCCTGGGGTCGGGCGGCTCCAACCGTTTGCGCACGGCCATCCTGCAAGTGCTGCTCAGCGTGCTCGACGACCATCTGCCGCTGGCGGCCGCCGTCGCCGCCCCCCGCATCCACTTCGAGGACGGCGTGCTGCAAGTGGAGGGCGGGCACAGCGGGGCGGCGGTGGGCTGGCTGCGGCGGTGGGGCTACGATCTGGCGCGCTGGCCCGGCCGCCATATGTTCTTCGGCGGCGTCCACGCCGTCGGCCAGGACGGGGCAGGCGGGTTCGAGGCCGCGGGCGATGAGCGGCGCAGCGGGGCGGTGGCGCAGGCGTGA